In the genome of Chryseobacterium arthrosphaerae, one region contains:
- a CDS encoding leucine-rich repeat protein, which yields MRYTGRIYFTNYERSDKEVADNFIYPVMFFIKNEDGKIIKQIAYSASGEKSESEYGTGGGGNGGTNGIVFRAKSEIPASFVRSFGSEVRIVFSWSSIDSIDGSETGGGTASILKGNTILFNKSINQGVNEIDITSYILAGDNTITLSITDSYGNNRKLKYDIQTIALALSTTYDKTTINSGPVIFRYIPTGNVEKTIHFKLNGSDLPPVVTSINNKELLYEIPAQPHGVHILEVYMTADLSGEIIESNHLFTDIISVVAGNLTPLVSSANNVAANQYAPASIEYLVYSPSSNYSDVEILVDGVKVSELVVNRSLQKFTYTFTDSGAHTVTFKCGNVTKNTSVVVAAFDIQVEAETLGLELFLSSRNRSNSEINKNEWKYKNLSCTLTDFDFSTNGWIQDSKGSVALKVSGNARVEIPFKIFDNDFKTGGKTLEFEFSTSDIKNNDSTIFSCKNGNVGFVANSNSFSFSSEQDGTSIFFKEEERIRVSVVVTKVADQRLVFVYINGIISSLYQYNSLDSFLQQAPQNITIGSDDCTINLYNIRVYNNNLNADQMLSNYIADMDNLVEKVNIYERNKLYDAFGNLSYDKCLQSIPCLTIVGDLPTYKGDKKTIVGAYENAQDPTKSFSYVNASVDVQGTSSQYYPRKNFKIKFNGGFKNGESVSSRYKLRDNSLAEKTFTFKADFMESSGSHNIGLARLAQDSLNQLGYLVPPQLVDPNVRTTMDGFPILIFHRATPDSERIFLGKYNFNNDKSNEATTGFTGGQECWEFLNNTSDNTLFIATDFQSVDENGKHLWKNDFEGRYPENNEDTSNLEALHTWIVSCKNNPAKFKTEAPDHFNIQFLLFYYVFTEFFAMVDQRAKNQMFAMYPDAEGNKRWYLIFYDNDTVLGLNNEGHNVYDYWVEAHDQVGSGFVWNGALSELWKLVEVAFDTEITALYQKMRTSGILSYDKCNTYFNTLESDKWAESIFNEDAKYKYIDPLVVAGNGSYLYPAQGSRKSHRNYWLLNRFRYMDGKYDTSTFSSDYITMRLYTPAGTPAVPPNANFLLTAQKDGYTKIKFGSYINRARLRKNVASLVQAPAITFNDTETIIYGASAIKDLGDLSGKYLGTLDVSKAMNLSRLRIGSQISGYSNQNLRNLFIGNNTILEELDVTNCPNLKQSIDLTACTSIKRVSAAGTGISSVLLPKGGLLASLILPSTANTLILDNQKFITNSNLTFTAGSIKTLVIKDCPLINVNNIVFYLKNVSRLRVNNLNGSSPSSELFFPIINAKGIDDSGNTTPHSVVEGTWKFTTIYQEDKDFMEANWPDFKFTFSNVATFIQISSATRKATLLNVFDTNGDGELSFAEARAVINIPADTFNTSVNASRDLSYSFDEFRFFTNVETIGDRAFNSNKLESIIFPPNIKKIGSNAFYFQYNTVVVGNFDKLEELGAAPFFGKYLDINLFKNVKTYTANSFQYMYPRAGKYTLPYITRIFSGMLTNNVGFETVEELVSNLVDLSGCTSLERIDSYGLNLRPLKGDNEVTIILPASINYLENYCMPMNPSAGQSSVTKVIVKVLATTPPILIGSNLVADGVIIDKVEIHVPAASVSAYKAATNWSYFATKIYPIT from the coding sequence ATGAGATATACAGGAAGAATTTATTTTACAAATTATGAAAGATCAGATAAAGAAGTTGCAGATAACTTCATTTATCCCGTGATGTTCTTCATTAAAAATGAAGATGGAAAAATCATTAAACAGATTGCCTATTCAGCTTCAGGAGAAAAGTCAGAAAGTGAATATGGAACCGGTGGTGGGGGAAACGGAGGAACCAATGGAATTGTTTTCCGTGCCAAATCTGAAATACCTGCATCGTTCGTAAGATCATTTGGAAGTGAAGTTAGAATAGTTTTCTCGTGGTCATCCATCGACAGCATTGATGGTAGTGAGACCGGCGGAGGAACTGCGAGTATTTTAAAAGGAAATACGATTCTATTTAACAAAAGCATTAATCAGGGAGTCAATGAGATAGATATCACGTCATATATTCTGGCGGGAGATAATACAATAACGCTCAGCATCACCGATAGTTATGGAAATAACAGGAAATTAAAATATGATATTCAAACAATAGCACTTGCTTTAAGTACTACATACGACAAGACCACTATTAATTCGGGGCCAGTCATTTTCCGGTATATTCCAACCGGGAATGTCGAGAAGACGATTCATTTCAAATTAAATGGATCAGATCTTCCGCCGGTAGTTACTTCAATCAATAACAAAGAGCTTCTTTATGAAATTCCTGCACAGCCGCATGGAGTTCATATTTTAGAGGTGTATATGACCGCTGATTTGTCAGGAGAGATCATTGAAAGCAATCACTTATTTACAGATATCATCAGTGTTGTTGCAGGTAATTTAACGCCTCTGGTTTCTTCAGCAAATAATGTTGCTGCTAATCAATATGCTCCCGCTTCGATTGAATATCTGGTATATTCACCATCGTCAAATTATAGCGATGTTGAGATTTTGGTTGACGGAGTGAAGGTTTCAGAATTGGTAGTAAACAGAAGTCTGCAGAAGTTCACCTATACATTTACGGACTCAGGTGCGCACACTGTAACTTTTAAATGTGGCAATGTTACGAAAAACACTTCAGTAGTGGTAGCAGCATTTGATATTCAGGTTGAAGCCGAAACGTTAGGCCTGGAATTATTTTTAAGCAGTCGAAACAGAAGCAATTCAGAGATTAACAAAAACGAGTGGAAATACAAAAACCTGTCATGTACTCTTACAGATTTTGATTTCAGCACCAATGGATGGATTCAGGATTCAAAGGGTTCTGTGGCGCTTAAAGTGAGCGGAAATGCAAGGGTTGAGATTCCTTTTAAAATATTTGATAACGATTTTAAAACAGGCGGTAAAACATTAGAATTTGAATTTTCAACTTCAGATATAAAAAACAATGACAGTACTATTTTTTCTTGTAAAAATGGAAATGTTGGATTTGTTGCTAACTCAAATTCGTTTTCGTTCAGTTCTGAGCAGGACGGTACGTCCATATTTTTTAAGGAAGAGGAAAGGATCCGTGTAAGTGTAGTCGTTACAAAGGTTGCAGATCAAAGATTGGTATTTGTGTATATCAATGGAATTATATCTTCACTATATCAGTATAATTCATTAGACAGCTTTTTACAACAAGCTCCTCAAAACATTACCATTGGAAGCGATGACTGTACTATTAATCTATATAATATCAGGGTTTATAATAATAATCTAAACGCCGATCAGATGTTGTCAAATTACATCGCTGACATGGATAACCTGGTTGAAAAAGTCAACATTTACGAGAGAAATAAACTGTACGATGCATTCGGAAATTTGTCCTACGATAAATGTTTACAATCAATTCCATGCTTAACCATTGTTGGAGATCTGCCAACTTATAAAGGCGATAAAAAAACAATTGTTGGAGCGTATGAAAATGCTCAGGATCCTACAAAATCGTTTTCTTATGTAAATGCGAGTGTTGATGTTCAGGGGACATCATCACAATATTATCCCCGAAAAAACTTTAAAATAAAATTTAATGGCGGCTTTAAAAATGGTGAATCAGTTTCTTCCAGGTATAAGCTTCGTGACAACTCATTAGCTGAAAAGACTTTTACTTTTAAAGCGGATTTTATGGAGTCTTCCGGTTCTCACAATATTGGTTTGGCAAGGCTTGCACAGGATTCTTTGAATCAGCTAGGTTACTTAGTGCCCCCTCAGTTAGTGGATCCTAACGTCCGGACGACAATGGATGGTTTTCCGATACTTATTTTTCACCGCGCTACACCAGATTCTGAGCGTATTTTCTTAGGGAAATATAATTTTAACAATGATAAGTCGAATGAAGCAACGACAGGTTTTACAGGGGGCCAGGAATGCTGGGAATTCTTAAACAATACGTCAGATAATACATTATTTATTGCTACAGATTTTCAAAGTGTAGACGAAAATGGTAAGCATTTATGGAAAAATGATTTTGAGGGAAGATATCCGGAAAATAATGAAGACACTTCGAATCTTGAAGCTTTACATACGTGGATTGTGAGTTGCAAAAATAATCCTGCAAAATTCAAGACCGAGGCTCCGGACCATTTTAATATTCAGTTTTTACTGTTTTATTATGTCTTTACTGAGTTTTTTGCAATGGTCGATCAGCGTGCTAAAAATCAGATGTTTGCGATGTATCCGGACGCTGAAGGAAATAAACGTTGGTATCTTATTTTTTATGACAATGACACAGTTTTAGGTCTTAATAACGAAGGCCACAACGTATATGATTATTGGGTGGAAGCTCACGACCAAGTAGGAAGCGGTTTTGTCTGGAATGGCGCTCTTTCAGAGCTTTGGAAATTGGTTGAAGTAGCTTTTGATACTGAAATTACGGCCTTGTATCAGAAAATGAGAACTTCTGGAATTCTGAGTTATGATAAGTGCAATACTTACTTTAACACATTAGAATCTGACAAATGGGCGGAAAGTATTTTTAATGAAGATGCGAAATATAAATATATAGACCCTTTGGTTGTTGCCGGGAACGGAAGTTACTTATACCCCGCACAAGGTTCAAGAAAATCGCACAGGAATTATTGGTTATTAAACAGATTCAGATATATGGATGGAAAGTATGATACGTCTACCTTCTCATCTGATTATATTACGATGAGACTTTACACACCTGCGGGAACGCCTGCAGTTCCTCCAAATGCTAATTTTTTACTAACTGCTCAAAAAGACGGATATACGAAAATTAAGTTTGGTTCTTATATCAATAGGGCACGATTGCGAAAAAATGTTGCATCCTTGGTTCAAGCTCCGGCTATTACTTTTAACGACACAGAAACTATTATCTATGGTGCATCTGCAATTAAAGATCTTGGAGATTTGTCAGGAAAGTATCTTGGTACTTTAGATGTTTCAAAAGCAATGAATTTGTCGAGGCTTCGAATCGGAAGTCAGATTTCCGGTTATTCAAATCAAAATTTGAGAAACTTGTTTATTGGTAATAATACAATTCTGGAAGAGTTGGATGTAACGAATTGTCCAAATCTAAAACAGTCAATAGACCTTACTGCTTGTACAAGTATTAAAAGAGTTTCTGCTGCAGGAACAGGAATATCGTCAGTATTATTGCCAAAAGGCGGTTTGCTTGCTTCCTTAATTTTGCCAAGTACAGCAAATACTTTAATATTAGATAATCAAAAATTTATTACCAATTCTAACTTAACTTTTACAGCAGGTTCAATTAAAACACTTGTTATCAAAGATTGCCCTTTAATTAATGTGAATAATATTGTTTTTTATTTAAAAAATGTAAGTCGATTAAGGGTTAATAATCTGAATGGAAGTAGTCCTTCGAGTGAGCTATTTTTCCCAATTATCAATGCCAAGGGGATTGATGATTCGGGTAACACAACGCCTCATTCTGTAGTTGAAGGAACCTGGAAGTTTACTACCATATATCAGGAAGATAAAGATTTCATGGAAGCCAATTGGCCAGACTTTAAATTTACATTTTCAAATGTTGCCACTTTCATTCAAATTTCGAGTGCGACCAGGAAAGCTACATTATTAAATGTCTTTGATACCAACGGTGATGGAGAACTCAGTTTTGCGGAAGCAAGAGCTGTTATCAATATTCCTGCTGATACTTTCAACACATCTGTTAATGCCTCGAGAGACCTTTCTTACAGTTTTGATGAGTTTAGATTTTTCACGAATGTGGAGACAATCGGAGACAGAGCATTCAATTCAAATAAATTGGAAAGCATTATTTTTCCTCCCAATATAAAGAAGATAGGTTCTAATGCATTTTACTTTCAGTATAATACTGTTGTAGTCGGAAATTTTGATAAGCTAGAGGAACTTGGCGCAGCTCCATTTTTTGGAAAATACTTAGATATTAATTTATTTAAGAATGTTAAGACTTATACAGCAAATTCATTTCAGTACATGTATCCGAGAGCGGGGAAATATACTCTTCCTTATATCACAAGAATTTTCAGTGGTATGCTTACTAATAATGTAGGTTTTGAAACTGTTGAAGAGCTTGTTTCCAATCTTGTTGATTTATCCGGGTGTACGAGCTTAGAAAGAATAGATTCGTATGGCTTGAATTTAAGGCCTCTTAAGGGAGATAACGAAGTTACTATTATTCTTCCGGCTTCCATTAACTACCTGGAAAACTACTGCATGCCTATGAATCCATCTGCAGGTCAATCAAGCGTTACAAAAGTAATAGTAAAAGTTTTGGCAACAACACCTCCAATATTAATAGGATCTAACCTTGTTGCTGACGGGGTTATTATTGATAAAGTAGAAATTCATGTACCTGCAGCAAGCGTTTCTGCTTATAAGGCTGCAACCAATTGGAGCTATTTTGCCACAAAAATTTATCCGATAACATAA
- a CDS encoding DUF7683 domain-containing protein encodes MDIFILYEDDDEIYDQYDLTVEQVQKLKPFLKSSLNEDFDQYLYQLACYDQSEGEDEIK; translated from the coding sequence ATGGATATATTCATACTTTATGAAGATGATGATGAAATTTATGATCAGTATGACCTGACAGTGGAACAGGTTCAGAAATTAAAACCTTTTCTTAAAAGCAGCCTCAATGAAGATTTTGATCAATATTTATATCAGTTAGCTTGTTATGATCAATCGGAAGGGGAGGATGAAATTAAGTGA
- a CDS encoding ACT domain-containing protein codes for MEGEVSLKNILKNLNPSLNEGKYVYCTVSDIDVIPMSKILFLFKETESVTIVLKKEDAEALNLVFSYVASWITLEVHSSLAAVGLTAKFSQALSEAGISCNVVAAYFHDHIFVDEKDAAKAIEVLNALKG; via the coding sequence ATGGAAGGTGAAGTTAGTTTAAAGAATATTCTGAAAAATTTAAATCCGTCGCTTAATGAAGGAAAATATGTTTATTGTACAGTCAGTGACATCGATGTAATTCCTATGTCTAAAATTCTTTTTCTGTTTAAAGAAACGGAAAGTGTAACCATTGTGCTTAAAAAAGAAGATGCAGAAGCTTTAAACTTAGTCTTCAGCTATGTCGCTTCATGGATTACTCTGGAGGTTCATTCCTCTTTGGCAGCTGTTGGTTTGACGGCAAAGTTTTCACAAGCTTTAAGTGAAGCAGGAATCAGTTGTAATGTAGTGGCGGCCTATTTTCATGACCATATTTTTGTGGATGAGAAGGATGCTGCAAAAGCTATTGAGGTATTGAATGCACTTAAAGGGTAA
- a CDS encoding amino acid permease: MSNEKNTGENETLVRGLTNRHIQLIALGGAIGTGLFLGIGPAAVLAGPSVILGYALAGIIAFFIMRQLGEMVVQEPVSGSFSHFAYKYWGNFPGFASGWNYWILYILVSMAELTAIGHYIHFWWPEIPLWVSSLFFFVVITALNLASVKVYGETEFWFSIIKVIAIIAMIVFGVYLLVSGTGGEKATITNLWNDGGFFPKGLFNKTENGFSGLFAAMAMIMFSFGGLELIGITAAEAKNPEKTIPQATNQVIYRILIFYVGALVILFSLSPWREITEGSSPFVMVFQNLNGLEFSLFGKVIQFNSLIANVLNLIVLTAALSVYNSSVYSNSRMLFGLAQQGNAPKFLKKLNKNSVPTNAILISSCFAGICIIINKLVPEKAFQYLMALVVSTLIINWLMICYTHLKFKKAITREGIQSKFPSIFYPVSNYICIAFLVLILGLMSITGMEIQVILIPVWLGFLFIMYKLYKKPG, translated from the coding sequence ATGAGCAACGAAAAAAATACAGGAGAAAACGAGACTTTAGTTAGAGGATTAACAAATCGACACATCCAATTAATAGCCCTTGGGGGCGCCATAGGAACAGGCTTATTTCTGGGGATAGGGCCTGCCGCAGTACTAGCCGGGCCATCGGTTATTTTAGGGTATGCTTTAGCCGGGATCATCGCCTTTTTTATCATGCGTCAGCTGGGTGAGATGGTGGTACAGGAGCCGGTATCGGGAAGCTTTAGTCATTTTGCCTATAAATATTGGGGAAATTTTCCGGGTTTTGCCTCAGGATGGAATTATTGGATTCTTTATATTCTGGTAAGTATGGCCGAGCTTACGGCTATAGGGCACTATATTCACTTCTGGTGGCCGGAAATACCGCTCTGGGTGTCCAGTTTATTCTTTTTTGTAGTGATTACTGCGCTTAACCTTGCTTCTGTAAAAGTATATGGAGAAACCGAATTCTGGTTTTCCATTATCAAAGTTATAGCAATCATTGCTATGATTGTTTTCGGGGTTTATCTTTTGGTAAGCGGAACCGGAGGAGAAAAAGCAACCATTACCAATTTGTGGAACGATGGCGGATTTTTCCCGAAGGGATTATTCAATAAAACAGAAAACGGATTTTCCGGATTATTTGCAGCAATGGCAATGATTATGTTCTCGTTCGGAGGGCTGGAACTGATCGGGATTACTGCAGCTGAAGCTAAAAATCCGGAGAAAACGATTCCTCAGGCGACCAACCAGGTAATCTACAGGATCCTGATTTTCTATGTGGGTGCTTTGGTGATTTTATTTTCATTAAGTCCTTGGAGAGAGATCACAGAAGGTTCAAGCCCTTTTGTAATGGTTTTTCAGAATCTGAATGGCCTTGAATTCAGCCTTTTTGGTAAGGTGATCCAGTTCAATTCATTGATTGCCAATGTTCTGAATCTGATTGTATTGACTGCTGCTTTATCGGTTTATAACAGTAGTGTTTACAGCAACAGCCGCATGCTTTTCGGATTGGCTCAGCAGGGAAATGCCCCTAAATTCCTGAAAAAACTTAATAAAAATTCAGTTCCTACCAATGCGATTCTTATTTCTTCATGCTTTGCAGGAATCTGTATTATCATCAATAAACTGGTGCCGGAAAAAGCATTTCAATACCTGATGGCACTGGTAGTATCTACATTGATCATCAATTGGCTGATGATATGCTACACGCATCTTAAATTCAAAAAGGCAATTACCCGTGAAGGAATTCAATCCAAATTCCCATCCATATTCTATCCTGTATCCAACTATATCTGTATTGCTTTTCTGGTCCTGATCTTAGGATTAATGAGTATTACAGGAATGGAAATACAGGTGATCCTGATTCCGGTATGGTTAGGCTTCCTGTTTATCATGTATAAACTCTATAAAAAACCTGGATAA
- the ccoN gene encoding cytochrome-c oxidase, cbb3-type subunit I, giving the protein METQKFNYDNTIVRAFLYATIAFGLVGFLLGLTAALMLFYPELPEFLFGTDDTTIKSLASGNIQGLINTQGAMGFGRIRMLHTSAVIFAFVCNSFFCGAYYSMQRLLKTRMYSDMLSWIHFWSWQLMIIAVVITFLMGINTSKEYAEHEWPIDILITFSWVIFGINMFGTIAKRRVRHLYVAIWFYMATWIAVAMLHIFNNLEVPLSFTSWKSYSVYSGVKDALVQWWYGHNAVAFVLTTPVLGLMYYFMPKAAQRPVFSYKLSIIHFWSLIFVYLWAGPHHLQYTALPAWAQAVGTGFSIMLIAPSWGGMLNGLLTLRGAWDKVRENPILKFFVVAVTCYGMATFEGPLLATKSLNKIGHYTDWVIGHVHLGALGWNGFMAFGVVYYLVPIMWRTPLWSKKMANWHFWLGTLGIIFYAVPMYISGFTQGLMWKQFNPDGTLLWKNWLDTVTAIIPYFKMRFLGGVLYLSGAILMVINVIKTVKAGSFQKEVPAEAPALANIGTGRKEGEGVHLWLERTPTLLAVLAFITVAIGGLVEIIPTLSLKQSVPAITAVKPYTPLELEGRDLYIREGCNSCHSQMIRPFRDEVLRFEGKNGQYSKAGEFVYDRPFLWGSKRTGPDLHREGGRNPDSWHFKHMYNPRITSAGSIMPRFPWLITNKLDRTQMVDKMKLMKNSFDVPYTKAQIDSANQWADNQSKAIVQRIYSEATDVKEQMTKEKTAKGAAYIPLEQREIVAMIAYLQRLGTDIKTTQIQTASVE; this is encoded by the coding sequence ATGGAGACGCAAAAATTTAATTATGACAATACTATTGTCAGAGCATTCCTCTATGCTACTATCGCATTCGGACTTGTAGGATTTCTGCTCGGGCTTACGGCCGCACTGATGCTTTTTTATCCTGAATTGCCTGAATTTTTATTCGGGACGGACGATACCACAATTAAAAGTTTAGCATCGGGTAATATTCAGGGACTGATCAATACACAGGGAGCCATGGGCTTCGGAAGGATCAGAATGCTTCATACGAGTGCCGTAATTTTTGCTTTCGTCTGTAATTCCTTCTTCTGCGGTGCTTATTACAGTATGCAGCGATTACTGAAAACAAGAATGTACAGTGATATGCTTTCATGGATTCACTTCTGGTCATGGCAGTTGATGATCATCGCCGTAGTGATTACATTCCTGATGGGGATCAATACTTCTAAAGAATATGCTGAACATGAGTGGCCTATTGATATTTTAATTACATTCTCATGGGTCATCTTCGGAATCAATATGTTCGGAACGATTGCCAAAAGAAGGGTACGGCATTTATATGTAGCAATCTGGTTCTATATGGCCACATGGATTGCCGTAGCGATGCTTCACATCTTCAATAACCTGGAAGTTCCGTTATCTTTCACAAGCTGGAAATCTTATTCTGTATATTCAGGGGTAAAAGATGCACTGGTACAATGGTGGTATGGGCACAATGCGGTAGCATTCGTATTAACCACTCCGGTACTAGGCCTGATGTATTACTTTATGCCAAAAGCAGCTCAGCGACCGGTATTCTCATACAAATTATCCATTATTCACTTCTGGTCGCTGATCTTTGTATACCTATGGGCCGGGCCTCACCACCTGCAATATACAGCATTACCGGCATGGGCACAGGCTGTGGGAACAGGATTCTCCATTATGCTGATCGCCCCGTCATGGGGAGGAATGCTGAATGGTCTTCTTACTCTGAGAGGAGCATGGGATAAAGTAAGAGAAAATCCTATCCTAAAATTCTTTGTGGTGGCTGTTACCTGCTATGGTATGGCAACTTTTGAAGGACCTTTATTAGCAACAAAATCATTAAATAAAATCGGGCACTATACCGACTGGGTAATTGGGCACGTACACCTGGGTGCTCTGGGATGGAATGGCTTCATGGCATTCGGAGTGGTCTATTATCTGGTACCGATCATGTGGAGAACACCACTATGGTCTAAAAAAATGGCCAACTGGCACTTCTGGCTGGGAACATTAGGGATCATTTTCTATGCGGTTCCGATGTATATCTCAGGATTCACACAAGGATTGATGTGGAAACAATTCAACCCGGACGGAACTTTATTATGGAAAAACTGGTTAGATACTGTAACGGCAATTATTCCCTACTTTAAAATGAGATTCTTAGGTGGTGTGCTGTATCTGTCCGGAGCCATCCTAATGGTGATCAATGTCATCAAAACCGTGAAGGCAGGTTCGTTCCAGAAAGAAGTTCCTGCGGAAGCTCCTGCACTGGCCAATATAGGAACCGGAAGAAAGGAAGGGGAAGGAGTACACCTGTGGCTGGAAAGAACACCTACCCTGCTTGCTGTCTTAGCTTTCATTACGGTAGCGATCGGTGGACTTGTGGAGATCATTCCTACTTTATCACTGAAGCAAAGTGTTCCTGCCATTACCGCAGTAAAGCCATACACTCCGCTGGAACTTGAAGGAAGGGATCTTTATATCCGTGAAGGCTGCAACTCCTGTCACTCACAGATGATCAGACCATTCCGTGATGAGGTATTAAGATTTGAGGGGAAAAACGGACAATATTCGAAAGCAGGAGAATTTGTGTATGACAGACCATTCCTTTGGGGATCTAAAAGAACCGGACCGGATCTTCACAGAGAAGGAGGCAGAAACCCGGATTCATGGCACTTCAAACATATGTACAACCCGAGAATTACTTCCGCAGGTTCTATTATGCCACGTTTCCCATGGCTGATTACCAATAAACTTGACCGTACACAGATGGTGGATAAAATGAAACTGATGAAAAACTCTTTTGATGTACCGTATACAAAAGCTCAGATTGATTCAGCGAATCAGTGGGCAGACAACCAGTCAAAAGCAATTGTACAAAGAATCTATTCAGAGGCTACTGATGTAAAAGAGCAGATGACAAAGGAAAAAACAGCAAAAGGAGCAGCTTACATCCCATTGGAACAAAGGGAAATTGTAGCAATGATCGCCTATCTTCAAAGATTAGGTACCGACATCAAAACTACACAGATTCAAACCGCAAGCGTAGAGTAA
- a CDS encoding helix-turn-helix domain-containing protein, translating to MKVCGQNIRKIRRSKDLTQEYMAFEMGISQKAYSDIENSKVKINLEILTKISDILDIRPSDICSISHKCGTDDDYEDKYQGLLEYMKKNNIAVPKEFL from the coding sequence ATGAAAGTATGTGGACAAAATATCAGGAAAATCCGTAGGAGCAAAGATCTTACGCAGGAGTATATGGCTTTTGAAATGGGAATTTCCCAGAAAGCATACTCTGATATTGAGAATTCAAAGGTGAAGATCAACCTGGAGATCCTTACTAAAATTTCAGATATTTTAGACATCAGGCCTTCCGATATCTGCAGCATCTCTCATAAATGCGGGACAGATGATGATTACGAAGACAAATATCAGGGGCTTTTGGAGTACATGAAGAAGAATAATATTGCAGTCCCGAAAGAATTTTTATAA
- a CDS encoding HdeD family acid-resistance protein, with the protein MANLFQTLTNTVKHWYIPLIFGILFLMCGFYVFSVPLATYVTLSVFFSVSFLFSGITEIFFSLQNSKSLQGWGWFLVSGLLTTAIGVYLIANPQISMTVLPFVIGFTLLFRSFQLLGFAFDLKSMKIMSWGNVALASAGGIIFSLLLIFNPVFTGISLVTLTGVSFIFMGIASIMLALDLRKVKKIPGKVSQELRDRLKSIQDEIDDLKK; encoded by the coding sequence ATGGCTAATTTATTTCAGACGCTTACCAACACTGTAAAACATTGGTACATCCCTTTGATTTTCGGAATCCTTTTTCTGATGTGCGGTTTTTACGTATTCAGCGTACCTCTTGCTACCTACGTGACGCTTTCTGTTTTCTTTAGTGTTTCATTTTTATTCTCAGGAATCACAGAAATATTCTTTTCCCTGCAAAACAGCAAATCTTTACAGGGCTGGGGCTGGTTCCTTGTCAGTGGACTGCTGACTACGGCAATCGGGGTTTATCTTATCGCCAATCCTCAGATCTCCATGACCGTACTGCCGTTTGTCATAGGATTTACTTTACTGTTCCGTTCTTTTCAGTTGCTGGGCTTTGCTTTCGATCTGAAGAGTATGAAAATAATGAGCTGGGGAAATGTGGCCCTTGCGAGTGCAGGAGGGATCATTTTTTCTTTATTATTGATATTCAATCCGGTATTCACAGGGATTTCTTTAGTGACGTTGACAGGAGTTTCCTTTATCTTTATGGGAATTGCTTCAATCATGTTGGCTCTGGATCTGCGAAAAGTGAAAAAGATTCCCGGAAAAGTAAGTCAGGAATTAAGAGACAGGCTCAAGTCTATACAGGATGAGATCGACGATCTTAAAAAATAA